The Deinococcus yavapaiensis KR-236 DNA segment GGCACATGCCCGCTCGTTTCGATCAGTTCCAGCCCCGGCAGCAGTTCCGTGTCTCCGTCCACCAACCGAATTCGGTCCATGGGTTGATCCCATTGAGATCGAAGGGCAGCAAAACGCGGGTTGCTCGCCGCGTCCGAATGATGGACACGCTGAACGACATACTCGGCCCGAATGAAGGCGGCGTGTCTTCCGGCGTGATCGATATCGTAATGCGTCGAAACGACGGTATGAACATCCTCGGGTTTCAAGCCGATGCTTGCCAACTGCTCGATGACATCTCGTCCATTCTCGAAATCCGATTCCCCTTCCGGCATGATTTCCGGGAGTCCGCTGTCGATCAGAATATTTTTTCCGTCATTCGTCTGCACGAGATAACAAACGATCGGAATTTGATATTCCGGCATGGACCCGACCTGCATGAGGTAAAGACGCTTCACGCCATTGTGATTCATAAGCTCCTTTGTGAAATCAACTGTACGGCCTTGGTCATGGAAATGCTAGGCCCGAAATTCGGTCGAACTTTATGGTCAGGTCGGAATGACTCTCCCAGACATTTCGTTCGGCACCCCGCCCGACCGTGGCCACATGAGCGACGTCACGCCGCGCATCATCGCCCTACTGTAAGCACAAGGAGAGGCGTCCCTGGGAAAAACTACTGAGAGCTTGTTCCACGAGACATCGCTCGACGTCTTCCGTGTGGCGTTCGTGCTCGTGAGCGTCCCTTGAAAGCGAGGCGGCACCCGGAACACGCGGGCGGCGGTAAGCACTTCCCTCCTTCGTGTTGGTCATCGATGCCACCGGAAAGGTGAGGATGAAGCGCGGTCACGCTCCACCCACTTGCCAGAAGGGTTGGGACGGCGCACTCGACGCATAGAGTTGACTCATGGCGCATAGCACGCTATCTTTTTGTTATCAGCGTCCGAAAGGGCGCTTTTTTCGTTTCCCGATCGCCTCTCGCATGGCAGCCTCGTGACCGACCGTCGACCCACAAGACATCGCCACCCGGAACGCCGTGCGTTCGGTCTTGGCGGTGCGGCAGTACGACGTCGAATCCAGGATCGTGGTGGTATTCGTTTCTCCACAGGGCGATACTTACCCATGGCGCCTCTCTACCTCGTCATCGGACCTCCAGCCGTTGGGAAAAGCACCACGAGTCGAGCCTTGGCAGCCCGATTCGACAAGAGTATCCACGTTCCAGTCGACGACTTGCGTCACATGGTGGTGTCCGGCCTGGCGCTTCCCGCCGCCGAATGGTCCGACGCCCTGACGGAACAGGTCGCCTTGGCTCGAGACAGCGCCATCGCCATGGCCGTTCGGTACAACGACGCCGGCTTCACCGTCGTGCTCGACGACTTCGTCGATTTCCACAAGGACGAGGAATACCGAGCTCTGGTCGATCGTCCTGAATTTCACCGAATCTTGCTGTGGCCGGAGAAGAACGAGGCGCACCACCGGAACCTTCGACGAGCGGGCGCCAGTTCGGTGCGGCACTACATCGATGAAGGAATTTCCTTGGTCTACGAGAACGTCACGCAGTATCTCGGGGAACTCGGGCAGGAGGGTTGGATAATCATCGATAACACCGACCTTTCCGTCGAACTGACGGTCGCTCGAATCATGGAGGCCACGCTTACGTGACGTCGTCGTTCGAGGCGAGCGAAGCGAATTCGCTCGACTTGATGGGCTCTCATCCCCAGTGAAGTGGTGGACGATGAGCAACGGTGGGACGTTGCGCTTCCCCTCCCAGCACGTCACGTGACCGCGAAAAGGTGCCACGCGAAGAATCGCAACTCCGAACAAGCGAAGGCCGTTGGGCCCCATCGACGCATTCCGCGAGTGCGAACCACTGGATGCACACGCCGGGGCAAGGCCCGCCGTATGCTGGCTTCACTCCCAACTCTTTCGATTCGAAAGGACCAAGAACGCATGTCGAGAATCCGTGTTGGTGTGATCGGCACCAGTTGGTGGTCTGAGAACATGTACCTCGCCAGCCTGGCACGACACCCGGCGGCGCAGCTCGTCGCGCTCTGCGGCCGCAATCAGCAGCATGCCCGTGAAGTCGCTCGAACATACGGTATCCCGCGTGTTTTCGCCGATCATCAGGAGTTGATGCGTGACGGCACGTTGGACGCGGCCATCATCTGCACGCCCGACGATCTGCACTTTCCGATGACCATGTGCGCCTTGGACGCCGGCGTGCACGTCTTGTGCGAGAAGCCGCTCGCTTCGAATTCCACCGAGGCCGCGCAGATGTACCTGAAGGCCCAGGAACGCCAGGTGCGACACATGGTGCTGTTCACGTGGCGCTGGCTGCCCCACATCCGCTACCTGAACGACCTCGTCCGCGGTGGCTACATCGGACGGCCGCTTCAGGCGCAGTTCGCGTTTCAAGGAGATTACGCCGCGTCCGATCAATACATGTGGCGGTTCGATGCCCGGCGGGCCAACGGAATCGTGGGCGACTTGGGTTCGCACATGATCGACCTTGCCTTGCTGCTGATGGGTGACGTGCGGGAGGTCGACGCTCGACTCGACGCGGTGATGCCTCGCAACGACCCCGACGGCAAGCCCGTGCCGCCCGCCAACGACACGGCCTCCTTGATTTTGGGGATGGAGGGAGGCGCCCAGGCCACCGTGCAAGTCAGCGCGATCACGGCGATGGGAGGCGGAATGCGCTTGCAGACGACGCTGGCCGGAAGCGAAGGCACCATCGAAGCCACCTATACCTTCAACGGGCAAGGAAGCGTGCTGATGTTCCGGGGAGTCCGGCAAGGAGATCCGGCCTTGAGGACGCTGGAGGTGCCGAAGTCCTACGGTG contains these protein-coding regions:
- a CDS encoding AAA family ATPase — encoded protein: MTDRRPTRHRHPERRAFGLGGAAVRRRIQDRGGIRFSTGRYLPMAPLYLVIGPPAVGKSTTSRALAARFDKSIHVPVDDLRHMVVSGLALPAAEWSDALTEQVALARDSAIAMAVRYNDAGFTVVLDDFVDFHKDEEYRALVDRPEFHRILLWPEKNEAHHRNLRRAGASSVRHYIDEGISLVYENVTQYLGELGQEGWIIIDNTDLSVELTVARIMEATLT
- a CDS encoding Gfo/Idh/MocA family protein; this encodes MSRIRVGVIGTSWWSENMYLASLARHPAAQLVALCGRNQQHAREVARTYGIPRVFADHQELMRDGTLDAAIICTPDDLHFPMTMCALDAGVHVLCEKPLASNSTEAAQMYLKAQERQVRHMVLFTWRWLPHIRYLNDLVRGGYIGRPLQAQFAFQGDYAASDQYMWRFDARRANGIVGDLGSHMIDLALLLMGDVREVDARLDAVMPRNDPDGKPVPPANDTASLILGMEGGAQATVQVSAITAMGGGMRLQTTLAGSEGTIEATYTFNGQGSVLMFRGVRQGDPALRTLEVPKSYGDPQASIFELFAEQSVGPRAFIDAILQYQKAEPGFDVGLKVQRIIDAALKSQATGRRVRPSEV
- a CDS encoding N-acyl homoserine lactonase family protein; translated protein: MNHNGVKRLYLMQVGSMPEYQIPIVCYLVQTNDGKNILIDSGLPEIMPEGESDFENGRDVIEQLASIGLKPEDVHTVVSTHYDIDHAGRHAAFIRAEYVVQRVHHSDAASNPRFAALRSQWDQPMDRIRLVDGDTELLPGLELIETSGHVPGHQSVLVRLPKTGAVLLTVDAVPFAQGFTRDEQDDASSPDAAATRASTIKLLDLTEREQVAMVVFGHENAQWEELKKLPEYYE